CCCTCAGCCTCCCGTGGGAGCCCACCAGCGCGCTCCCTGAGGTGGAGCACCCCTTCCGCAGCCCCGCTTCTACACCAAGCTTGCTCTTGGTtgtaaacaaaagaaaccaaagcaaGCTAAGCCACAAGCTGCTAGGGCTACTGTTTCCTCCTATAACTACGTCAGTGTGTGCCAGACAGATGCCTTCTGAGCGCTTTACACTGAGCACCATGTCTGTGAAGTAGAGACTTCAATGGGCCCttgcagaaaacaaaaaggatCAGAGGATGACGTCGCAGGCCTGGTGACCCACCAACCGGTGTGGGTGCAGCCCCCCCAGGGTAACCCTGGGCGGGGGGCCCCGGGGGCAGAGTCGGTGGGCAGGGCACCCAGCCGTGGGTGGagcccccacccagccctcccTCCGCCCTGCCCGGAGCCCACCCTGGCCTGTCCACGCGCTCAGCTGACAGGGGTGCCTGAGCTGGGAGAGGCGCTTCCACCCGCCGGCTTCTCTGCAGAGCGGAGAGCTCGCTTGCCGCAGGAGGGGCCTGGCCCTCCACCCGCCCCACCCggtccccaccccgcccccaccccgccccccgcggCTCCGCGCCCACTCCTTCCTCACCCTAGGCCACCAGGTCCAGTCCACAGCTCCTCCCTCCTGGGCCCGCCCCCACCGCCCAGCAGCCCAGTCTCCCTGTGTGGCTTGGCAGGGGTCGAGGTGGCAGGGCGCAGAGACGGtggccagggctgggaggagaagCAGTGTGGACGTCAAAGCCGGGGTGTCAGCGTAGGCGGGGGCCGCGGACACAGTCCCCCGCCAAGGCGGGGAGGCAAGTGCTGGCCCCAGGGCGCAGGTGGGACTGCGGAGTCTATGCTGCGGTCACGCTTGTCCGTGGGGTCAGGCCCTGGGTGCAGTGCCTGTGTGGACCCTCTCGGGCCCTCAATGACCCTGTAAGACTTCCATGGCCCGCCTTACACATGGTGCTGGTATAATGTGTTCTCAAAACCTAGGGGCTTAAACCATACAAACGTGCCTTCTTAAGTTACGGAGTTCATGAACGGGGTTTCACTGAAATGGCCTCACTTCTGCAGGCCCTGGGGGAAGATCCGCTTCCTTCCTTAgctttttcttttagcatttgattCACTCTTGGGTGCCCCCGGGCTCTGTCACTGGGGCACACAGGCACGGggccgaccagggattgaactaccCTGCGCTGAAagccgattcttaaccactgagccaccagggacatccccgTGGTCAGCTTCCGGAGGctcccctgcctccctggagCCAGGAGCACAGGCCAGCCCTCCTTACGCTGCGTTGCCCTGGTTCTCCCCCCTCCGTCTGAAGGAGCCCCGTGACCACACTCGGCCCAGGCTCCCCCCTGAAGTTCAGCCGGTGAGCAAGCTTCACTCTACCTGCAGCTGTCCCCCTCCGCTGGGGAAGGTAGCAGGCCGTAAGGTTCCAGGCACGTGGGGGTGGACcctttttggggggagggtgtgtTACTCTGCCCACTCACTGCAGACTGCTCCCTAGCAAGTTCCACATCCATCTCGTGTGTAAAACACACCAGTCTCCTGAGCTTTCCTGAAGTCTCAACCTACTGCAAGGTCAAGTCAAACCCCAAATCTCACCTCAACCACCTGAACCAGGTAAAAGCCAGACGCAGAATGTGAACTGTCCCGGCACATACTGGGGAACTGCCCCTTTCCATGTTGGGCGTCTGAGACGAGAAGTCATCTACTTCCAAAACACAACAGTAGAACAGGTACAAGAGGCCAGGTACGGGTGTTTCCAtacaaaaagggagaaaatgaaggagGCGGATTTCGAAGTCCAATGGGGCACACCCCTTGAGGGAGGTGCCCAGCAAGGCCTGGGAGTTGCCCTCTGCGGCTGAGGGCTCCACGCCCAGGACTCTGCCCCCTTCAGCCCTTCATTTTAGAGAGAAGGAGCCAGCGTCCTCAGCCGAGGTTCCATCAGCCTGTGTCCTGCCCAGACAGCTGTGAGTCCAACAGCCTCCCACTCGACCCTCTGCCCCCTTCAGTCCTCGCTGGCAGCGTTTGTGACGGAATGAAGTTCTCAAGAACCATGGAGGTATCGTGGTACGTCGTGGGGGTTCTCTCCCTAAGGCAAGAGGCTCCTTCAGATCCTCCCGAGATCCTTCCTGTTTCCGGCTCTGCCGGGACGACTGAGGTCTGTTCCAAGACTCTCTGATGGAATCTCTGCCCTCGTTCATGTTCCGAGTTATCAGCGAAAGGCTGCCCAGCAACCCTTGGCTTTTTCTCCAGGGGGCATTTCCCGACCGGCAATCTCCTCATTCTAGTGTCTTTTTCGTCGGGCTGGGCTGAGAACTTCTTAGACCATCGAGTGTTTTGGTCCCTTTTGTCACTAGCTCTTTCTCAGTCTCTCAACGTGTATTTTACTATAAGCAACAGAGAAAGCAGGCTGCACCTTTGACACTTTGGCTGGAGTCTCCTCAGCTAAACATCCAAGCTGCTTGCTCACAAGCCTGCTGCACGGACATTTGGGGACCCAGCAGGCCGGCTCCCTTCCACCCTCCCTCCGGCTTCCCCCAGAGGGTCCTCCCTGGGTGCCAGGTCAGCCGTGGTCTAGTTCCCCTGCGTCTGAAGGCCTCTACTTCAGAGATCCATACCCAAAGAGGAGGGGGACAGCCCATGCGGCCTGTGGGCCAAGGGCTCACAGTGAGCCGGGAGGCAGACGGGAGGTGAGCAGGATGGGCAGGGTGGGTGGCCTGGGAGGGGCTGTGGCCTCCCAGAGGCAGAGCTCTTGCAGCTGGCATGCGGGCGTAGGGTGGTCAGCTAGGAGCCTGTCCttctgggaggtggagggagcaGCTGGCCCCGCCAGGCCTGGGGGCTGGTGACATGCCAGGGCAGCAGAGGAAGGGTCTGCTGGCCACGACTGAGTTTGAGGTCAGCTGAGCATCAGGAGGGCAGGAAATTCAGGATCCAGCAGGGCACGGgctggcagggggcaggggcgCATGACAGGAGTCAACACGCGGGGACGGTGCAGGGCCCTGCGGGAAACCCGCGTCTCTGCCCACAGGGGGCTGGACCAGCTCCAGGGCTGTTCATACCACCCCCCACCCTACCACCCCCCCAGCTATCCTACACCCACCCAAGTGATGCTGCCCGTTCCAGAGGTGGCCCCCGCAGCAAAGCCTCTGTACCAGCTGGCCAGGACGCTCACCTCTGGCCGACTGTGGCCCCCACTCCAGGGTCCCTGCTGCCCGGGTGGAGAGGGCACACCACAGGGAGACTGAGGGTCCGGAACCCCTGGGGACCTGACCCacggaacacagccctgcccccagctcccagcAACCGTGGACGCATGcggcagaggagtctggggtgGGCCCTGGCAGGAAGGCAGCACCTGCTCTCGGCCAGCACAGCTGTGGTCAGTGAGGGCTCCCTGGGCTGGCCTGCAAGGGAGGGCGCTGCCCTGGGCCATGTGAGGAACAGGGCACATGGCCAGGCCGCCCTCTGCACCGAGACgctgaggacacacacaggagCTGACCTGAGAGAAGTCTCTTTATTACACCCGCACAGGGACGCCAGGCTCTCCTAACCCCCGGCCGCGGCTCCACACAGGCCGCCCCCCCGGGCACCGCAGCCCGGACCCTTGCTGGCCCGGGGCCCCTCCTGGGCAGTGAAGGCAGTGGAGGGAGACACTGCAGCTCGCGGAGCTCCAGACACGCGGCCTCCCTGGCCCTCCAGCCGGCCCTGAGCCAGAGTGAGTCCAGATCGGGCGGAGAGAGGAGAAAGCCAGGCTAGGGTCTCTAAAAGCCACTCCAACCGGAGCCAAGACCAAGGGCGGCGGAAGCGAAGCCTGCGGCCCCCGCCTCGGGGAAgggccccccccgccccgctgcGTGTCTCCCCGGAGGCCAAGGCCCAGCCGGGGGTGGGGCGGACGCGGAAGACCCTAGAGGGAGACTCGGGCGGGCGGCCCCGGAAGTGTCTGCCACGGACGAGCGGAGTCCAAGGTGCGCACAATCCGTGCGCGCACAGACACGGACGCGCGCGGCGCGCCGCCGCTCCCTCGGTGCGGGCGCCGCCGGGCTCACCTCTCCTTGACGTGGTTCTGTGCGCCCGCCGCCCCGCCCGGCCCGTCCCCACCGCCCCCGCCGCACAGCGCCTCCGTCAGGTCGTCCATGACCGCCGTCTCTTTGGGGTCGAGCAGGTTGAACTCGCGGGCGAAGAGGATGAAGTGCACGTAAAGCGTGTTCAAGTGTCCGTGCAGCTCGAGCGCCAGGGTCTCCTTGAAGTGCGCCGAGTAGATGTGCGCCAGCACGTGGAACAGGTACTTGCAGATCTTCTTCACCAGGGCCTCGAAGGAGCTGGGGAACTCGCGGCCTGCGGGACGGCCGGGTCACCACCCCGGCCCCGGGGGAGGAAGGCCGTGGCACCGTCCCCAGGCCCGGACCGGGggtctgcccccctccccctgccacagGCCGCCCTGCGTGCCCGCCTGCAGCGCCCGAGTGAGTGGGCGCCACGCGGGGTCCTGACGGTGGGTGCTCTCCCCGCTGGACTGGGCGCCTCTGGGACCAGGGGCCCGCGACCCAGCTGAAGCCGGCCCAGCGCCCAGGGCTCTCGGTGCCCTGGCCGCAGAGGAGGGGCCTGGGCAATGGTACCTCCCGTTGGCCAGGTGCTGCCGTGGTGGCTCAGGGCGGGTCTGGGCTCCACCCTGGCTCCTCCGGCCTGGCCTGGAGTGGGCGGGGTCGtgggcggggcagggcggggacACGCACCGTATTTCGTGGGGAACACGTCCTCGTCAGTGACCAGCTTCTGCACGGAGCTCATGACGAAGTCCACGTACTGGGGGGCCGTGCACTTCACCTTCTTGCCCCGCTCGTCGTACCAGTAGTACTGTCTGTGGGGACAAGCGCGTGGTGACGGGACAGCCGGCTGTGCTGACGCTTCCCTCTGCACGGGACCTCCCCCTAGGTTAACGGTGACAGACAGCTTTGCCGTCCTTCCCCGGAGACCCTGCCTTGACTTGTCAGGATccggggctgccctggtggctcagatggtgaagaatctgcctgcagtgcgggagagctgggtacggtcccagggtcgggaagatcccctggagaagaggtcagcaccccactcctgtactctcACCTGGAgcatctcatggacaggggagcctggcagactacagtccatgggccacaaagtgtccaacaggactgagcgaccaacactttcactttctccatggGAGGCTTCCTGCTGCCCCCAGTAGGGGCCAAACCTGCGCCCTGGGCCAGGTTGGGTGAGGGGGCCTCTGCACACCCACTCGGTCTCTGTGTACCTCAGAAACTTGCCCAGcaggtgggggtagggtgggcaGTCCTCAGGTGGGAGTGGGTCAGGGTGTCGGGAGATGTGGACCCCAGCCCAGCACATATCCTAGTCCACGTAACACTGTTGTTCGGCCGTCCTTCAGACATCAGCCCCGGCAGCCGCCAAGTCCCACTCTCCCCTCCCGCCTCAGGGTGGGCTCCAGTCTTCCCAGCAGGGGGCCCTGTACCTGCAGGCGGGCTGGCCAAGGGCTGCTCGGAGCCCATGGCAGGGAGGGGGGAACCGCATGCTGCCTGGGTCAGTGAGTGATGACCAGGGCAGCCCCTTCTACAGCCGAGGCGCCAACCCTGCCCCAGCCAGACGGCAAGGCTGCACACAGACTTCCACCAGCACCCCACCGCCTTCTCACTGTCTTTACTGGGCTTCAGAACAGACAGCTTTCCCCGACACCATCCCACTTAATCGCAGGCCAGGACCCCAGgctggccctgagcaccctgccctGATTTCCTGAGCTCACTAGGCACCCCTGGGTGACAGCCCCAGGGCCCCCCCTCCCGGCACCTGGCCAGACCTGCTGTTAGGACAGCAGGCTCTCCAGGTCTCATGGCCGAAAGAAAGGACATGGCCTAGGGGACCTCAGAACAGCCCTGCTGCCCTGCCCATCCCCACTCCTCGAGCAGGAACGGGGCTCTCCACCCCCCTCGCCTGTGAGTTCATCTGTGCCCCTGGTCGGGATGGGGTCAGGCTGCAAGACAGGAACACAGCCCACAACAAATGGGCAGGCCACCAGGAAAAAGGCCACCCCTCTGTGGacaagggaacacagccctgactGCCACTGGGTACCTGGCTCCGGCCTCCCCGATGCAGAAGGCAGACGACACCTGCCAGCCACTTCCACCTCGGCGAGGCCTCCCTGCCACGCCTGTGCCCACGCTGCCCCGCAGAGCCCAGCACCCGCACACCCCACAAGGCCCCGGAGCGGGTCAGACAAAGTCCTGAGAAGCTTGCCGAGCTCCCTGCAGGCCCCCAGGAAGCAGACACCCAGCAAGGATCCAGAGCCCTCCCCACCACAGAGTGGCCCTGCTGACTGTCTGGCCCCTGCCCGGGCCCCTGCCCCATCCAAGGACGCGCTGAGAGGTGACTTGTCCCTCCCCTCACAGCGGCCCCTGGGGTCCTGGGGCCGGTGCAGGGAAGAGGGCAGCTCCACCCCAGCGATTCTCCAGCCTCGTTTGGTGCAGATGTCCCTGGCCACCAGTGCCAGAGTCAGAAAACCACTGCAGCTCGAAACCAGGAGAGCTTCCAGAGGTCAGACCCGAGAGACCAGGTCCTCAGGGGCCCTGCCGCGGTTGCCCTGCCTCCGTGACAGCTGGGATCCTCTGCTTTCAGCACGCCTTTTCTTCGTTCTCGTTTTATTTTTGCACTGTCTCACAGTAAAGCTGACTGGCTCTGGCGTGCAGCCTGACGGGTTTTAACCCCAACAGAGGACACGTGACGAGGCACAGCTCCCACCGCGGCCCCTGGCCTGCCGGTCAGTCCTCCGCACACTAGCGATGTGTCCACAGGAACTCCAGGTGATGTCCGGAGCCCGGCTCTGCCATCCACCCTGTCTTTCTCCTCGTTGAGATGGACTCCTATGTGGATGCACTAGTCCATCTCGTCACCTGCTGCAGGACACCTGGGTGGCCTGCAGTTTGGGGCAATTATGGGTCAGGCTGCGAAACCCTTCCTGGGCAGGTGTCTGTATGAGCTCCAGTTCCCGTTTCTCTTGGGAGGATGCTCAGGAGCAGCAGCGCCGGGTCCGCAGTAGGAACGCCACCAAGATGTCCTCGGAACGGCTGCCCCACCGGCAGCCCCTCCATCCTCGCCGGCACGTGGCGAGGAGCTAACAGACGCTCCTACAGCCAAGTCTGAATCCGTGTTCTCCACTTGCTGCTGGTGCTCCTCCGTCCTGCTCGGGTCCTCCCCCGTGGCCGGTCTGAGTCCTGTGCCCAGTCATGACCAGCTCTCTCACTGTGAGCTGTGAGGGTTCCTCATCCCTTCCAGGCACTAGTCCTTTCTTGATTAGTCTGCAgttgtctttcctttctctcaacagtgtctttcacagaacagaagttctaaattttgatgaagtcaacTTTACTGATTCTCCTTCATCAATGGACTGTATCTTGTGGCAGTCAACTCTGGCAGAAGGAGGCATTTGGATGACCGGTTTTTCTAACAGCTTTAggtgaaaagactatcctttctccactgaatgCTTCTGATCCCTGCCAAACACCAAGGGGCCGTGTTTGTGGGGGTGCATTTCTGGACCCTGCTCTGTGGCACTGACCTCTGTGCCTCTTCCGTCACCAAGCCCCCGGTCTCGATTACCACAGTTTTATAGTAACTCTTAGCACAGCGCTGTTGGACTCTACTGATCTGACTGTTCttttttcaaaatcactgtagctaTTCTAGGGATTCTGCTACTCCATGTACATTCTATAATCAGCTTATTTATGGATAAAAACTCTGCTGGGAGTTTGACTGAAGTTGCATTAAATGAATCTATACTTCTGGTATGCTGTCTTCCCATCCATGAATACAGTGTCTCTCCATTTACGCTGCTGGTCTTTGGGTTCATTCATCAGCATTTTGTAGTTTCCAGCATGTACACGTTTCCTTAAGTCCATAGCTAAGTATTTCACTGTTTTTGGAGCTACTGTAAATGATAAAACTGTATCAATTTTGTGTTCCAGTTGTACACTGCTAGTATACAAACTATgactgatttttttgtgtgttgagcTTGCTAAATTTATTGATTCAACCTTTTGCCAGAGCTCTTGGGCTTTTTTACATAGACAATCATGCTGTAtgcaaatagttttattttcttctccaatttaaatgacttttattcatttttcttgccttattgcattaCCCATCTTGGGTCAATTGTGATATTTTGTGCTTTCCAAGGAACTAATTCATTTAACCTAAACTGTTAAATTTACGTATGCAGAGATTTTTCTGATGGTTCCTTATTACCCTCTTAATTTCTGCTGGGTTTATAGTTATTTCCTCTTTTACTCCTTATATTGATAAtctgtatcttttctctttttacttttgttaGTTTTACTAGAGGTTTCTcaattttacttctcttttcagGGAATCGGCTTCTGGTTTCATTAATTTCCCCTATTGTTTTCAGAAACAATCATGTCAGTGGCTTCTGttcttattttatcatttcttttcttctgctccatttagggttttgttttttgctcttgttttttcTGGGATTCCCcacgggctcagtagtaaagaatctgcaatgcaggaagtcacaggagatgcaggtttgattcctgggtcaggaagaccccctggaggagggcgtggcaatccactccagtgttcttgctgggaaaatcccatggacagagcctggcagtctgtggctgtaagaactggacatgacagcacacacatacaccgcacacatgcttcttttttttctcatttcttaacaTGGAAGCTGAGGTTGAATTGAGATCTTTCTTCTTCTAAAATAAGCATTTAATCCTCTAAACCTTGCTTTAGCTGCATCTCAAATGCCGTTCAAATATGCTGCGTTCTCATTTCAGTTTACAACGTTTTCTAAGTTCCCTGGAGACTTCCTCTCTGACCCATGGACGATTTGAAAGTGCGTTAATTTCTTGGGATGTCCCCgacattccagtggttaagactctgtgtgcCCAACGTAGGGGCACATTCGATCtgccttgatcagggaactaagtctACATGCCACACAGCGtggcaagggaaaaaaagtacAGTGATCTCTAAATGTTTGGAGACTTTTCTGCTACTGATTTCAAACGTAACTAATTGTGGGCAGATAACTTACTCTGCACCTCTGATCAGTTTGCTAAGGTCCGTTTTGTGAGCCAGGACGTGACCTCCTCTGGTGAATAATCCCAGTGCACCTGAAAGGAATGTGGATTTTGCTACTGAGGGTGCAGTGAATGTCAATTCAGTCCAGTTGGCTGGTGGTGCTATTTAGTTCCAGATTCTTGCTGGCTTTCTGTCCACTAGTCTGTATATTACCAAAAGAGGCATGTTGAAATCTCCAACCCTAGCACTTGTCCTTTCAGTTCTGTCTGCCTGCTTCGTGTACAAGCTCTGCTATCTGGCACAGACGCATTCAAGGTCAGTGCTTCCTGACTCGAAGTCTGCTTTGTCCGCATGAGCGCAGCCACTTTAGCTTTCTTCTGACTTATGTTTTGTTGGCATctctttttccatattttcactttcaacctGCCAATGTCACTGCTTTAAAGGGAGTTTCTCATATACCCTGTACAGCTGGTTCATTTTGAAAATCCAGACTTACGGTCTCTGTCTTGTCACCAGCATGTTTACACCACTGACATTCACTGCAATGACGGATCTGTCTGAATTTAAGTTCACAATCATTTACTATTTGTTCCCTTTGATTCTCACTCCTTATATTTCCTGCCTTCTTCCCCACTctctatttccttttaatttatctattatGATTTATGTCCCTCATGCAACTTTTTTAGAGGTGGCTCAAAGGATTACAAAGCGCGTCCCGATGTTTCCACCCTGCACCTGGCGCCCAGGACCTCTTCCGCATCTGAGTCAGAAAGCCGACCAGCACACAGGGCTCTCTGCCCGCCCCCAGGCCACCCTGTGGCAGTGCTGCGGACGCACGCTGGAGACCTGTCA
The nucleotide sequence above comes from Cervus canadensis isolate Bull #8, Minnesota chromosome 29, ASM1932006v1, whole genome shotgun sequence. Encoded proteins:
- the MOB2 gene encoding MOB kinase activator 2 isoform X2; this translates as MLGDHSGLPAERALLSQPPKAGLSCKTVLQAVGKVLRKSKAKPNGKKPAAEEKKVYLEPEYAKSRITDFGFKELVVLPREIDLNEWLASNTTTFFHHVNLQYSTISEFCTGEACQTMAVCNTQYYWYDERGKKVKCTAPQYVDFVMSSVQKLVTDEDVFPTKYGREFPSSFEALVKKICKYLFHVLAHIYSAHFKETLALELHGHLNTLYVHFILFAREFNLLDPKETAVMDDLTEALCGGGGGDGPGGAAGAQNHVKER
- the MOB2 gene encoding MOB kinase activator 2 isoform X3; amino-acid sequence: MWTWFRLCLRLLHCEMGRRVRKSKAKPNGKKPAAEEKKVYLEPEYAKSRITDFGFKELVVLPREIDLNEWLASNTTTFFHHVNLQYSTISEFCTGEACQTMAVCNTQYYWYDERGKKVKCTAPQYVDFVMSSVQKLVTDEDVFPTKYGREFPSSFEALVKKICKYLFHVLAHIYSAHFKETLALELHGHLNTLYVHFILFAREFNLLDPKETAVMDDLTEALCGGGGGDGPGGAAGAQNHVKER
- the MOB2 gene encoding MOB kinase activator 2 isoform X4, giving the protein MDWLMGKSKAKPNGKKPAAEEKKVYLEPEYAKSRITDFGFKELVVLPREIDLNEWLASNTTTFFHHVNLQYSTISEFCTGEACQTMAVCNTQYYWYDERGKKVKCTAPQYVDFVMSSVQKLVTDEDVFPTKYGREFPSSFEALVKKICKYLFHVLAHIYSAHFKETLALELHGHLNTLYVHFILFAREFNLLDPKETAVMDDLTEALCGGGGGDGPGGAAGAQNHVKER